A stretch of the Panicum virgatum strain AP13 chromosome 9N, P.virgatum_v5, whole genome shotgun sequence genome encodes the following:
- the LOC120689560 gene encoding uncharacterized protein LOC120689560 isoform X1 encodes MVSILVGVLGFCTCSDYAKHSAGNILVSISSALIKFESIWIQFIELVWVAIHAASKCVRRCLDATLAEAAPARQCRELQVSEIGHLGALPGPGKLSMAQSKQSHNAVSSTTDSNSHNVTCSSTSITSFMTVLDQCGFNISGQIMPSLFQVLHAILKFLKHSDSELKDNFICLSVHHIQNMPWVTFHQLHTGELANCIKDSGFGFCNDSTQSGILTGSLLQLLCSLLEQSYLEGTDRQDMYVKLVDIIPKIVASLQEQHDGPESLHQYLKHKFLMVMMRLKPYMQQHCSHIVCCLKLLRQYFHDLIHEPISQHIAKLDSCLEGSPFLLNMVGLVENQDKSTRHLQRQAIYLFLSCSICLSYNRNDGTVKCSCKRNDCFLGHKVQGCSDHCSCVGLSEISDWFQRCYLDMSFDSKSSTDFALSFLELYMEEDDMLFSILLQLLDAPHVFLKIDMETTELIGAKLFSSIFDPIHLFHLLLLLLHYDHMVLVDYLISKDVGVHCAQYLLRCLCLVLQSWHAFVHDSVYLTKIEKLDCKRQRTSRDINNAGASSSKEYKNGSGCDKEGKNSQKLFLNAKVCLYSLKRTVEDLQKKGLFPYNPKPLLRSLARFEQLCEQG; translated from the exons ATGGTCTCCATActg GTTGGTGTCCTTGGTTTCTGCACCTGCAGTGACTATGCCAAACACTCAGCTGGCAATATCCTGGTTTCCATATCCAGTGCCCTAATTAAGTTT GAATCTATTTGGATTCAGTTTATTGAGCTTGTCTGGGTAGCTATACATGCAGCATCAAAATGTGTCCGTAGGTGTTTGGATGCAACCCTGGCTGAGGCAGCTCCAGCCAGACAGTGCCGTGAGCTGCAGGTGTCTGAAATCGGACACCTGGGAGCGCTGCCTGGACCAGGCAAGCTCTCCATGGCGCAAAGCAAACAGTCCCATAATGCTGTATCTTCTACAACTGACTCCAACAGCCACAACGTTACTTGTTCAAGCACCAGCATCACAAGCTTCATGACAGTACTTGACCAGTGTGGTTTCAATATCAGTGGGCAAATAATGCCCAGTCTCTTTCAAGTGTTACATGCTATCTTAAAGTTCCTTAAACACAGTGACAGTGAATTGAAAGATAACTTCATTTGTCTATCCGTTCATCATATTCAGAACATGCCTTGGGTTACTTTCCATCAATTACATACTGGAGAACTTGCCAACTGTATCAAGGATAGCGGATTTGGCTTCTGTAATGATTCAACACAGTCCGGAATCCTGACAGGCAGTCTTCTCCAGCTACTGTGTTCGTTACTTGAGCAAAGTTACCTGGAAGGTACAGATAGACAAGATATGTATGTGAAACTCGTGGATATAATTCCCAAGATAGTAGCTTCCTTACAGGAGCAACATGATGGCCCCGAAAGCCTTCATCAGTACTTAAAGCACAAATTTCTG ATGGTAATGATGCGGCTAAAGCCTTACATGCAGCAACATTGCTCACATATTGTTTGTTGTTTAAAATTACTTCGGCAGTACTTTCATGACCTTATTCATGAACCTATCTCGCAACATATTGCTAAACTAGATAGTTGTTTAGAAGGATCTCCTTTTTTGTTGAATATGGTGGGTTTAGTTGAGAATCAGGATAAGTCAACCCGGCACTTGCAAAGGCAAGCTATTTATTTGTTCCTTAGTTGTTCCATATGTTTGTCTTACAACAGAAATGATGGCACAGTTAAATGTTCATGCAAGAGGAATGATTGTTTCTTGGGCCACAAAGTGCAAGGCTGCAGTGATCACTGCAGTTGTGTTGGCTTATCAGAAATTTCAGACTGGTTTCAGAGGTGTTACTTAGACATGAGTTTTGATTCAAAATCATCAACAGATTTTGCCTTATCCTTTCTGGAATTGTATATGGAGGAG GATGACATGCTATTCAGTATTCTCTTACAGCTTTTAGATGCTCCACACGTTTTCCTGAAAAT AGACATGGAAACTACTGAACTGATTGGTGCAAAACTGTTCTCAAGTATTTTTGACCCAATTCATCTTTTCCATCTATTGCTTTTGCTG TTGCACTATGATCACATGGTACTAGTTGACTACCTCATATCTAAAGATGTTGGTGTGCATTGTGCTCAATATCTCTTAAG GTGCCTATGCTTGGTTTTGCAGTCTTGGCATGCTTTTGTACATGATTCTGTTTACTtgacaaaaatagaaaaacttgACTGTAAAAGGCAGAGGACCTCCAGGGATATAAATAATGCTGGAGCCAGCTCAAGTAAAGAGTATAAGAATGGTTCTGGTTGTGATAAAGAAGGCAAGAATTCACAGAAGCTTTTCCTCAATGCTAAAGTATGTCTTTATTCATTAAAGAGAACAGTGGAAGATCTGCAAAAGAAGGGTTTGTTCCCTTACAATCCGAAGCCTCTCCTTAGAAG CCTGGCCAGGTTTGAGCAGCTGTGTGAGCAGGGATGA
- the LOC120689560 gene encoding uncharacterized protein LOC120689560 isoform X2, with product MAQSKQSHNAVSSTTDSNSHNVTCSSTSITSFMTVLDQCGFNISGQIMPSLFQVLHAILKFLKHSDSELKDNFICLSVHHIQNMPWVTFHQLHTGELANCIKDSGFGFCNDSTQSGILTGSLLQLLCSLLEQSYLEGTDRQDMYVKLVDIIPKIVASLQEQHDGPESLHQYLKHKFLMVMMRLKPYMQQHCSHIVCCLKLLRQYFHDLIHEPISQHIAKLDSCLEGSPFLLNMVGLVENQDKSTRHLQRQAIYLFLSCSICLSYNRNDGTVKCSCKRNDCFLGHKVQGCSDHCSCVGLSEISDWFQRCYLDMSFDSKSSTDFALSFLELYMEEDDMLFSILLQLLDAPHVFLKIDMETTELIGAKLFSSIFDPIHLFHLLLLLLHYDHMVLVDYLISKDVGVHCAQYLLRCLCLVLQSWHAFVHDSVYLTKIEKLDCKRQRTSRDINNAGASSSKEYKNGSGCDKEGKNSQKLFLNAKVCLYSLKRTVEDLQKKGLFPYNPKPLLRSLARFEQLCEQG from the exons ATGGCGCAAAGCAAACAGTCCCATAATGCTGTATCTTCTACAACTGACTCCAACAGCCACAACGTTACTTGTTCAAGCACCAGCATCACAAGCTTCATGACAGTACTTGACCAGTGTGGTTTCAATATCAGTGGGCAAATAATGCCCAGTCTCTTTCAAGTGTTACATGCTATCTTAAAGTTCCTTAAACACAGTGACAGTGAATTGAAAGATAACTTCATTTGTCTATCCGTTCATCATATTCAGAACATGCCTTGGGTTACTTTCCATCAATTACATACTGGAGAACTTGCCAACTGTATCAAGGATAGCGGATTTGGCTTCTGTAATGATTCAACACAGTCCGGAATCCTGACAGGCAGTCTTCTCCAGCTACTGTGTTCGTTACTTGAGCAAAGTTACCTGGAAGGTACAGATAGACAAGATATGTATGTGAAACTCGTGGATATAATTCCCAAGATAGTAGCTTCCTTACAGGAGCAACATGATGGCCCCGAAAGCCTTCATCAGTACTTAAAGCACAAATTTCTG ATGGTAATGATGCGGCTAAAGCCTTACATGCAGCAACATTGCTCACATATTGTTTGTTGTTTAAAATTACTTCGGCAGTACTTTCATGACCTTATTCATGAACCTATCTCGCAACATATTGCTAAACTAGATAGTTGTTTAGAAGGATCTCCTTTTTTGTTGAATATGGTGGGTTTAGTTGAGAATCAGGATAAGTCAACCCGGCACTTGCAAAGGCAAGCTATTTATTTGTTCCTTAGTTGTTCCATATGTTTGTCTTACAACAGAAATGATGGCACAGTTAAATGTTCATGCAAGAGGAATGATTGTTTCTTGGGCCACAAAGTGCAAGGCTGCAGTGATCACTGCAGTTGTGTTGGCTTATCAGAAATTTCAGACTGGTTTCAGAGGTGTTACTTAGACATGAGTTTTGATTCAAAATCATCAACAGATTTTGCCTTATCCTTTCTGGAATTGTATATGGAGGAG GATGACATGCTATTCAGTATTCTCTTACAGCTTTTAGATGCTCCACACGTTTTCCTGAAAAT AGACATGGAAACTACTGAACTGATTGGTGCAAAACTGTTCTCAAGTATTTTTGACCCAATTCATCTTTTCCATCTATTGCTTTTGCTG TTGCACTATGATCACATGGTACTAGTTGACTACCTCATATCTAAAGATGTTGGTGTGCATTGTGCTCAATATCTCTTAAG GTGCCTATGCTTGGTTTTGCAGTCTTGGCATGCTTTTGTACATGATTCTGTTTACTtgacaaaaatagaaaaacttgACTGTAAAAGGCAGAGGACCTCCAGGGATATAAATAATGCTGGAGCCAGCTCAAGTAAAGAGTATAAGAATGGTTCTGGTTGTGATAAAGAAGGCAAGAATTCACAGAAGCTTTTCCTCAATGCTAAAGTATGTCTTTATTCATTAAAGAGAACAGTGGAAGATCTGCAAAAGAAGGGTTTGTTCCCTTACAATCCGAAGCCTCTCCTTAGAAG CCTGGCCAGGTTTGAGCAGCTGTGTGAGCAGGGATGA